In a genomic window of Asticcacaulis sp.:
- a CDS encoding PaaI family thioesterase, translating to MFGTIIDNTPYMKAIGAYYAGASEDGITMAMPWREDLVGDPETRVIASGVVTALLDNCCGMAVWDRINAFKPVATLDLRIDYMRPALPGHELKVTAKCYKLTRSIGFVRAFAYETSVEDPVAAAQGAFIVTALKSDAGDVKS from the coding sequence ATGTTCGGCACGATTATCGACAATACGCCCTACATGAAGGCAATCGGCGCCTATTATGCCGGCGCTTCGGAAGACGGCATCACCATGGCTATGCCATGGCGTGAAGATCTGGTCGGTGATCCTGAAACCAGAGTCATCGCCTCAGGCGTGGTTACGGCTCTGCTCGATAACTGTTGCGGCATGGCGGTATGGGACAGGATCAACGCATTCAAGCCGGTCGCCACCCTCGACCTGCGCATCGACTATATGCGCCCAGCCCTTCCCGGCCACGAATTGAAGGTGACCGCCAAATGCTACAAGCTGACGCGCAGTATCGGTTTTGTTCGCGCCTTCGCCTATGAAACCAGCGTTGAGGATCCGGTAGCCGCAGCGCAGGGCGCCTTCATTGTGACGGCTTTGAAATCCGATGCCGGAGACGTGAAATCATGA